The following are from one region of the Vitis riparia cultivar Riparia Gloire de Montpellier isolate 1030 chromosome 9, EGFV_Vit.rip_1.0, whole genome shotgun sequence genome:
- the LOC117922713 gene encoding WD-40 repeat-containing protein MSI4-like translates to MKETSTAGETSISVDERYTQWKSLVPVLYDWLANHNLVWPSLSCRWGPQLEQATYKNRQRLYLSEQTDGSVPNTLVIANCEVVKPRVAAAEHIAQFNEEARSPFVKKFKTIIHPGEVNRIRELPQNSKIVATHTDSPDVLIWDVETQPNRHAVLGTPESRPDLILTGHKDNAEFALAMCPTEPLVLSGGKDKSVVLWSIQDHISTLAADPGSAKSTSKAGGGNDKPVESPSIGARGIYQGHDDTVEDVQFCPLSAQEFCSVGDDSCLILWDARSGTTPAIKVEKAHNADLHCVDWNPHDINLILTGSADNTVRMFDRRKLSSGGIGSPIHTFEGHTAAVLCVQWSPDKASIFGSSAEDGILNLWNHEKIDKKQAPNAPPGLFFRHAGHRDKVVDFHWNASDPWTIVSVSDDGESTGGGGTLQIWRMIDLIYRNEDEVLAELDNFKAHLATCSP, encoded by the exons atgaaggAGACGAGCACAGCCGGCGAGACGTCGATTTCGGTGGACGAGAGGTATACCCAGTGGAAGTCTCTCGTTCCGGTGCTCTACGACTGGCTGGCCAACCACAACCTCGTCTGGCCCTCCCTCTCCTGCCG ATGGGGTCCGCAATTGGAGCAAGCTACGTATAAGAATCGGCAACGGCTTTACCTTTCAGAGCAG ACCGATGGCAGTGTTCCGAATACCTTAGTTATAGCAAACTGTGAAGTCGTTAAACCTAGGGTAGCTGCCGCAGAGCATATTGCTCAG TTCAACGAGGAAGCGCGGTCACCCTTTGTAAAGAAGTTCAAAACAATTATACATCCAGGAGAG GTGAACCGAATCAGGGAACTGCCACAGAATAGTAAGATAGTGGCCACACACACTGACAGTCCTGAT GTCCTCATTTGGGATGTTGAAACTCAACCTAATCGTCATGCTGTATTGGGAACTCCAGAATCTCGTCCAGATTTG ATATTAACTGGGCATAAAGATAATGCAGAATTTGCTCTTGCCATGTGTCCAACTGAACCATTGGTGCTCTCTGGAG GCAAGGATAAGTCTGTGGTGTTGTGGAGTATTCAGGATCACATCTCAACTTTGGCAGCAGATCCAGGGTCAGCAAAGAGTACCTCTAAGGCTGGTGGTGGTAATGATAAACCTGTAGAAAGCCCTTCTATAGGAGCACGTGGTATCTACCAAGGGCATGATGATACTGTTGAAGATGTGCAATTCTGCCCATTAAG CGCACAGGAGTTCTGTAGCGTAGGTGATGATTCTTGCCTTATCTTATGGGATGCAAGATCTGGCACCACTCCAGCCATCAAG GTTGAGAAAGCTCATAATGCTGATCTTCACTGTGTTGATTGGAATCCTCATGACATAAATCTTATTCTAACTGG GTCAGCTGACAATACTGTTCGCATGTTTGATCGCCGAAAGCTTTCGTCTGGTGGAATTGGATCACCAATCCATACATTTGAGGGCCATACTGCTGCTGTCCTTTGTGTACAg TGGTCTCCGGACAAGGCTTCAATCTTTGGAAGTTCTGCAGAAGATGGTATCTTAAACCTCTGGAATCATGAAAAG ATTGATAAGAAGCAAGCTCCTAACGCTCCTCCAGGTTTATTCTTCAGACATGCTGGCCATAG gGATAAGGTCGTGGACTTCCATTGGAATGCATCCGATCCATGGACAATTGTTAGCGTATCTGATGATGGTGAAAGTACTGGTGGAGGCGGTACACTTCAG